A genomic stretch from Streptomyces sp. QL37 includes:
- a CDS encoding SRPBCC family protein has protein sequence MAEHTSSSITIEAAPADVMGVIADFARYPEWTGEVKEAEILATDDQGRAEQVRLVLDAGAIKDDHVLAYTWNSPYEVGWTLVKSQMLRALDGSYALAPLGDGDRTEVTYRLAVDVKIPLLGMIKRKAEKVIIDRALAGLKKRVESVPKA, from the coding sequence ATGGCTGAACACACCAGCTCGAGCATCACGATCGAGGCGGCACCGGCCGACGTCATGGGAGTGATCGCCGACTTCGCCCGATACCCGGAGTGGACCGGCGAGGTCAAGGAGGCCGAGATCCTGGCCACCGACGACCAGGGCCGTGCAGAGCAGGTCCGCCTCGTCCTGGACGCCGGAGCGATCAAGGACGACCACGTCCTCGCCTACACCTGGAACAGCCCCTACGAGGTCGGCTGGACCCTGGTCAAGTCCCAGATGCTGCGCGCCCTCGACGGCAGTTACGCGCTGGCGCCGCTGGGCGACGGCGACCGCACCGAGGTCACCTACCGGCTCGCCGTCGACGTCAAGATCCCGCTCCTCGGCATGATCAAGCGCAAGGCCGAGAAGGTCATCATCGACCGGGCCCTCGCCGGACTGAAGAAGCGCGTCGAGTCCGTCCCGAAGGCCTGA
- a CDS encoding DUF5931 domain-containing protein has product MAGRERVVRMSVEQPLWRALTAYRVLTLIYAALLAGFGRDKWERPWVAVAFLAFLALWTLVTLPRVANAASCTKRFLGLDLTVALTGILLTPLADFDAQHMDGPTLPSIWTAGSVLAFALKGGWRWAAFASTLVAAANIVERGEPSEDTFHNVLLVWVASIAIGYVVEVARASERTLARALEIEAATRERERLARDIHDSVLQVLAMVQRRGTALGGEAAELGRMAGEQEVALRTLVSSGLVPTTRVSEDSAEGAVVRAVEVHEEESAEADLRALLAPHAGSRVTFAEPGAPVVLAADAARELAAAVSAALDNVRVHAGPDAQAWILVEDEPDEVIVTVRDDGPGIPEGRLDQAEGEGRLGVALSIRGRLRDLGGTAELISVPGQGTEVELKVPKVSRGKAGTAR; this is encoded by the coding sequence ATGGCCGGGCGTGAACGAGTCGTACGGATGTCGGTCGAGCAGCCGCTGTGGCGCGCGCTGACCGCATACCGCGTGCTGACGCTGATCTACGCGGCGCTCCTCGCCGGCTTCGGCCGTGACAAGTGGGAACGCCCCTGGGTCGCCGTCGCCTTCCTGGCGTTCCTCGCGCTCTGGACGCTCGTCACCCTCCCCAGGGTGGCCAACGCGGCGAGCTGCACGAAGCGCTTCCTCGGCCTGGACCTCACGGTCGCCCTCACGGGCATCCTCCTCACCCCGCTGGCCGACTTCGACGCCCAGCACATGGACGGTCCGACGCTCCCGTCGATCTGGACCGCGGGCTCCGTCCTCGCCTTCGCGCTCAAGGGCGGCTGGCGCTGGGCGGCCTTCGCCTCCACCCTCGTCGCCGCCGCCAACATCGTCGAGCGCGGCGAGCCCAGCGAGGACACCTTCCACAACGTGCTGCTGGTGTGGGTCGCCTCCATCGCCATCGGCTACGTCGTCGAGGTGGCCCGGGCCAGTGAGCGCACCCTGGCCCGGGCCCTGGAGATCGAGGCCGCCACCCGGGAACGGGAGCGGCTCGCCCGCGACATCCACGACAGCGTCCTCCAGGTCCTGGCCATGGTCCAGCGGCGCGGCACCGCCCTGGGCGGCGAGGCCGCGGAGCTCGGCCGGATGGCGGGGGAGCAGGAGGTCGCCCTGCGGACCCTGGTCTCCAGCGGCCTGGTGCCGACGACCCGGGTCTCCGAGGACAGCGCGGAGGGTGCGGTGGTCCGCGCGGTGGAGGTCCACGAGGAGGAGAGCGCCGAGGCCGACCTGCGCGCGCTGCTCGCCCCGCACGCCGGATCCCGGGTCACCTTCGCGGAGCCCGGCGCCCCGGTGGTGCTGGCGGCCGACGCGGCGCGTGAGCTGGCCGCCGCGGTGAGCGCCGCGCTGGACAACGTCCGGGTCCACGCGGGGCCGGACGCCCAGGCGTGGATCCTGGTCGAGGACGAACCGGACGAGGTGATCGTCACGGTCCGGGACGACGGCCCGGGCATCCCGGAGGGCAGACTCGACCAGGCGGAAGGGGAGGGCCGGCTCGGCGTCGCCCTCTCGATCCGCGGGCGGCTGCGCGACCTGGGCGGCACAGCGGAACTGATCTCGGTCCCGGGCCAGGGCACCGAGGTCGAATTGAAGGTCCCGAAGGTTTCACGGGGGAAGGCAGGAACGGCCCGATGA
- a CDS encoding endonuclease/exonuclease/phosphatase family protein, translated as MVTKPMPLPDSRTEPDGSAVIRVLSYNIRSLRDDTEALARVIRACAPDLVCVQEAPRFFRWRKAAARLAAMTDLVVLSGGATAAGPLLLCSLRATVESTEDVLLPLTPGLHRRGLATAVVRIAGARIGVVSCHLGLQREERQAQAGMLLERVDAMDVPHAVVAGDLNDVPDGGAFRRLAERLQDCRTVRPWGGELTFPPDAPRKRIDAVFATGGIEVLGCGVPEGLPGVTGADLRAATDHLPVLAALRVPAGS; from the coding sequence ATGGTCACGAAGCCGATGCCCCTGCCCGACTCCCGTACCGAGCCGGACGGTTCGGCCGTCATCAGAGTGCTCAGCTACAACATCCGCTCGCTGCGCGACGACACCGAGGCGCTGGCCCGTGTCATCCGCGCCTGCGCACCCGACCTGGTGTGCGTCCAGGAGGCCCCGCGCTTCTTCCGGTGGCGCAAGGCGGCGGCCCGGCTCGCGGCCATGACCGACCTGGTGGTCCTCAGCGGCGGGGCCACGGCCGCCGGTCCTCTGCTGCTCTGCTCCCTGCGCGCCACGGTGGAGAGCACCGAGGACGTCCTGCTGCCCCTCACACCGGGGCTGCACCGGCGGGGCCTGGCCACCGCGGTCGTCAGGATCGCCGGGGCGCGGATCGGTGTCGTCAGCTGCCACCTCGGCCTGCAGCGGGAGGAACGGCAGGCGCAGGCCGGGATGCTGCTGGAGCGGGTCGACGCGATGGACGTCCCGCACGCCGTCGTGGCCGGCGACCTCAACGACGTACCGGACGGGGGCGCCTTCCGGAGGCTGGCGGAGCGGCTGCAGGACTGCCGGACCGTGCGGCCCTGGGGCGGCGAGCTCACCTTTCCGCCCGACGCGCCGCGCAAGCGGATCGACGCGGTGTTCGCGACCGGCGGCATCGAGGTGCTCGGCTGCGGCGTCCCCGAGGGCCTGCCCGGCGTCACCGGCGCGGACCTGCGGGCGGCCACGGACCATCTGCCCGTGCTGGCCGCCCTCAGGGTGCCCGCCGGCAGCTGA
- a CDS encoding DUF5304 domain-containing protein — protein sequence MSEATDRPVDDDAWAEACAEDLEAEKARRRARYGQQPGSAAEELRKLFDVVADKVSSLQSPLLGMATQGTVQQVIRQARSAVEPVIERNPDLFDHLAAAGNELLAAYRSAVEGQEGRWTRGTEGAGGTSGGTGSTPGTARKAADDPSDPRDEGTGGSEHIDLD from the coding sequence ATGAGTGAAGCCACCGATCGTCCCGTCGACGACGACGCGTGGGCGGAGGCCTGCGCCGAGGACCTCGAAGCGGAGAAGGCCCGCCGCCGGGCCCGGTACGGACAGCAGCCGGGATCCGCCGCCGAGGAGCTGCGCAAACTGTTCGACGTGGTGGCCGACAAGGTCTCCTCGCTCCAGTCGCCGCTGCTCGGCATGGCCACCCAGGGCACCGTCCAGCAGGTGATCCGGCAGGCCAGGTCAGCCGTCGAGCCGGTCATCGAGCGCAACCCGGACCTCTTCGACCATCTCGCCGCCGCGGGGAACGAACTCCTCGCCGCCTACCGCTCCGCCGTCGAGGGCCAGGAAGGCCGCTGGACCCGGGGCACCGAAGGCGCCGGAGGCACCTCGGGCGGCACCGGCTCCACCCCCGGCACCGCCAGGAAGGCGGCCGACGACCCCTCGGACCCGCGCGACGAGGGCACCGGCGGCAGCGAACACATCGACCTGGACTGA
- a CDS encoding metallophosphoesterase, with product MGAGTPHNQHRTPTRRTRVHVVSDVHGNAEALARAGDGADALICLGDLVLFLDYADHSRGIFPDLFGVANADRIVELRTARRFDEARAFGRELWAGRDRNAAILSAVRKQYAEMFAVMPTPTYATYGNVDVPTLWPEYAHSGTTVLDGERAEIGGRVFGFVGGGLRTPMNTPYEISDEEYAAKVEALGPVDVLCSHIPPDVPELTYDTVARRFERGSRALLDAIHRTRPRYALFGHVHQPLVRRMRIGVTECVNVGHFASSGRPWALEW from the coding sequence ATGGGAGCCGGTACACCGCACAATCAGCACAGAACCCCCACTCGACGGACACGCGTGCACGTCGTCAGCGACGTACACGGAAACGCGGAGGCGCTGGCGCGGGCCGGGGACGGTGCGGACGCCCTGATCTGCCTGGGTGACCTGGTCCTCTTCCTCGACTACGCGGACCATTCGCGCGGCATCTTCCCCGACCTGTTCGGCGTCGCCAACGCCGACCGCATCGTCGAGCTGCGCACCGCGCGCCGCTTCGACGAGGCACGCGCCTTCGGCCGGGAGCTGTGGGCGGGCAGGGACCGTAACGCGGCGATCCTGTCCGCGGTGCGCAAGCAGTACGCCGAGATGTTCGCGGTCATGCCCACCCCGACCTACGCCACGTACGGCAACGTCGACGTCCCCACGCTCTGGCCCGAGTACGCCCATTCCGGTACCACCGTGCTGGACGGCGAACGTGCCGAGATCGGAGGCCGCGTCTTCGGGTTCGTGGGGGGAGGCCTCAGGACCCCGATGAACACCCCGTACGAGATCAGCGACGAGGAGTACGCCGCCAAGGTCGAGGCGCTCGGTCCCGTGGACGTCCTCTGCTCACACATCCCGCCGGACGTGCCGGAGCTGACGTACGACACCGTGGCCCGGCGCTTCGAGCGGGGCAGCCGCGCGCTCCTGGACGCCATCCACCGGACCCGCCCCCGCTACGCCCTTTTCGGCCATGTCCACCAGCCGCTGGTCCGCCGGATGCGGATCGGCGTCACCGAGTGCGTCAACGTCGGCCACTTCGCGTCGAGCGGGCGCCCCTGGGCCCTGGAGTGGTGA
- a CDS encoding AMP-dependent synthetase/ligase: MREFSLPALYEVPTDGNLTDLIRRNAAQHPDVAVMSRKVAGVWTDVTATQFLAEVRDTARGLIAAGIQPGDRVALMSRTRFEWVLLDFAIWSAGAVTVPVYETSSPEQVQWILGDSGAVAVVVESGTHAESVTAVRDRLPGLRHLWEIDRGAVGELVAAGAGVSDELLDLRMVSAKADDPATIVYTSGTTGRPKGCVLTHRSFFAECGNIVERLKPLFRTGECSVLLFLPTAHVFGRLVEVASVMAPIKLGCVPDIKNLTDELASFRPTLILGVPRVFEKVYNSARAKAQADGKGRIFDKAADTAIAYSRALGTPEGPSVGLKVKHKVFDKLVFSKLRAVLGGRGEYAISGGAPLGERLGHFFRGIGFTVLEGYGLTESCAATAFNPWDRQKIGTVGQPLPGSVVRIADDGEVLLHGEHLFTGYWQNEAATAEALADGWFHTGDIGTLDEDGYLAITGRKKEIIVTAGGKNVAPAVIEDRIRAHALVAECMVVGDGRPFVGALLTLDEEFLSRWAEENGKPAGSTAVSLRDDPDLLAEVQRAVDDGNAAVSKAESVRKFRVLAAQFTEEAGHITPSLKLKRNVVAKDFADEVESIYRG; the protein is encoded by the coding sequence TTGCGCGAGTTCAGCCTTCCGGCCCTGTACGAGGTCCCTACGGACGGCAACCTGACGGATCTCATCCGCCGCAACGCCGCTCAGCATCCCGATGTCGCGGTGATGAGCCGGAAGGTGGCCGGCGTCTGGACGGACGTCACGGCGACCCAGTTCCTCGCTGAGGTCAGAGACACCGCCAGAGGCCTGATCGCGGCGGGCATCCAGCCCGGCGACCGGGTCGCGCTCATGTCCCGCACCCGCTTCGAGTGGGTCCTGCTGGACTTCGCCATCTGGAGCGCGGGCGCCGTCACCGTGCCGGTGTACGAGACGAGTTCCCCCGAGCAGGTCCAGTGGATACTCGGCGACTCGGGCGCGGTCGCGGTCGTCGTGGAGAGCGGGACCCACGCGGAGTCCGTCACCGCCGTGCGGGACCGGCTCCCCGGTCTGCGGCACCTCTGGGAGATCGACCGGGGCGCCGTCGGCGAGCTCGTGGCCGCGGGTGCCGGGGTCTCCGACGAGCTGCTCGACCTGCGCATGGTGAGCGCCAAGGCCGACGACCCGGCGACGATCGTCTACACCTCGGGCACCACCGGCCGCCCCAAGGGCTGTGTGCTGACGCACCGCAGCTTCTTCGCGGAGTGCGGCAACATCGTGGAGCGGCTCAAGCCCCTCTTCCGTACGGGCGAGTGCTCCGTCCTGCTCTTCCTTCCCACCGCGCACGTCTTCGGCCGGCTGGTCGAGGTCGCGTCGGTGATGGCCCCGATCAAGCTCGGCTGCGTGCCGGACATCAAGAACCTGACGGACGAGCTGGCCTCGTTCCGGCCGACGCTGATCCTCGGTGTGCCGCGGGTGTTCGAGAAGGTCTACAACTCGGCGCGGGCCAAGGCCCAGGCCGACGGCAAGGGCAGGATCTTCGACAAGGCGGCCGACACCGCGATCGCGTACAGCCGCGCGCTGGGCACGCCCGAGGGCCCCTCGGTGGGCCTGAAGGTCAAGCACAAGGTCTTCGACAAGCTGGTGTTCAGCAAGCTGCGGGCCGTGCTCGGCGGCCGGGGCGAGTACGCGATCTCCGGTGGCGCGCCGCTGGGCGAGCGGCTCGGCCACTTCTTCCGCGGCATCGGCTTCACGGTGCTGGAGGGCTACGGCCTCACCGAGAGCTGCGCGGCCACGGCCTTCAACCCCTGGGACCGGCAGAAGATCGGTACGGTCGGCCAGCCGCTGCCGGGCTCGGTCGTACGGATCGCGGACGACGGCGAGGTGCTGCTGCACGGCGAGCACCTGTTCACCGGGTACTGGCAGAACGAGGCCGCGACGGCCGAGGCGCTGGCCGACGGCTGGTTCCACACGGGTGACATCGGCACGCTCGACGAGGACGGCTATCTCGCGATCACGGGCCGTAAGAAGGAGATCATCGTCACGGCGGGCGGCAAGAACGTCGCGCCCGCGGTGATCGAGGACCGGATCCGCGCGCACGCCCTGGTGGCCGAGTGCATGGTGGTCGGCGACGGACGCCCGTTCGTCGGCGCGCTGCTCACCCTCGACGAGGAGTTCCTCTCCCGCTGGGCCGAGGAGAACGGCAAGCCCGCCGGGTCGACCGCGGTCTCGCTGCGCGACGACCCGGATCTGCTGGCCGAGGTGCAGCGGGCCGTGGACGACGGCAACGCGGCGGTCTCCAAGGCGGAGTCGGTACGCAAGTTCCGTGTTCTGGCAGCTCAGTTCACCGAGGAGGCGGGCCACATCACGCCCTCGCTGAAGCTGAAGCGCAACGTCGTGGCGAAGGACTTCGCGGACGAGGTCGAGTCGATCTACCGCGGCTGA
- a CDS encoding ArsA-related P-loop ATPase, translated as MRTVLVTGPGGAGRTTVAAATALASARAGRRTLLISADAVPALPAGTERLSCARVDSAAHFRDELLELQERASGVLDLLGANRLDAEELTELPGSAQLAVLHTLRRAAEGDGHEVLVVDLPPLPDALALLALPGRLRRYLRRLLPAERQAARALRPVLAQLAGVPMPAQWLYEAAARKDAELAAVEALIEDNATTVRLVAEPGQAAGEALRSARTGLALHGLRVDSVVASRVLPRHSADPWFADLAARQEKCLDHWHQEWAPGTSVRETAHLGREPRTAEDLALLARACAPDDRTPGHAGDPWWTEDAGDGVIAWCLPLPGAVKEDLKLVRRGDELFLTAGPFHRIVRLESALRRCTVSGAALTDGVLRVRFTPDPGLWPRTQ; from the coding sequence GTGCGTACGGTCCTCGTCACCGGCCCCGGCGGCGCAGGCCGTACCACCGTCGCCGCGGCGACCGCGCTCGCCTCGGCGCGCGCCGGCCGCCGCACCCTCCTGATCTCCGCGGACGCCGTGCCCGCACTCCCCGCGGGCACGGAGCGCCTGTCCTGCGCCCGCGTCGACTCCGCCGCGCACTTTCGCGACGAGCTCCTGGAACTCCAGGAGCGGGCGTCCGGGGTGCTCGACCTGCTCGGCGCCAACCGGCTCGACGCCGAGGAACTCACCGAACTGCCGGGCAGCGCACAGCTCGCCGTCCTGCACACCCTGCGCCGGGCGGCCGAGGGCGACGGCCACGAGGTCCTCGTCGTCGACCTGCCCCCGCTCCCCGACGCCCTCGCCCTGCTCGCACTGCCCGGCCGGCTGCGCCGCTATCTGCGCCGCCTCCTGCCCGCCGAACGCCAGGCCGCCCGCGCCCTGCGCCCGGTGCTCGCCCAGCTCGCCGGCGTCCCCATGCCCGCCCAGTGGCTGTACGAGGCCGCCGCCCGCAAGGACGCCGAACTGGCAGCCGTCGAGGCCCTGATCGAGGACAACGCGACCACCGTGCGGCTGGTCGCCGAACCCGGGCAGGCCGCCGGCGAGGCGCTGCGCTCCGCCCGTACCGGACTCGCGCTCCACGGGCTGCGCGTCGACTCCGTCGTGGCCTCCCGGGTCCTGCCCCGCCACTCCGCCGACCCCTGGTTCGCGGACCTGGCCGCCCGGCAGGAGAAGTGCCTGGACCACTGGCACCAGGAGTGGGCGCCCGGGACATCCGTACGCGAGACCGCCCACCTCGGCCGCGAGCCGCGCACCGCCGAGGACCTGGCCCTGCTCGCCAGGGCCTGCGCGCCGGACGACCGGACGCCGGGACACGCCGGGGACCCGTGGTGGACCGAGGACGCCGGGGACGGGGTCATCGCCTGGTGTCTGCCGCTGCCCGGAGCGGTCAAGGAGGACCTCAAGCTCGTCCGGCGCGGCGACGAACTGTTCCTCACCGCCGGACCGTTCCACCGGATCGTCCGCCTGGAGTCCGCGCTGCGCCGCTGCACCGTCTCCGGAGCCGCGCTCACCGACGGCGTCCTGCGTGTCCGGTTCACACCTGACCCCGGGCTCTGGCCCCGGACACAATGA
- a CDS encoding alpha/beta fold hydrolase: MPVLPGAEPFRHEGGEVGVLLCHGFTGSPQSLRPWAGYLAERGLTVSLPLLPGHGTRWEDMAVTGWQDWYAEVDRELRALRARCEQVFVFGLSMGGALALRLAAKHGDEIAGLVLVNPANKVHGLSAYALPVARHVVRTTKGLTSDIALEGAEEIGYDRVPLHAAHSVRAFFRLVDADLPQVTQPVVLLHSPQDHVVPPADSARILSRVSSRDVEEILLEQSYHVATLDHDAERIFDESYRFIDRLAPNAGKKGSTSGG, translated from the coding sequence GTGCCGGTCCTCCCTGGAGCCGAGCCGTTCCGCCACGAGGGCGGAGAGGTCGGCGTCCTCCTCTGTCACGGATTCACGGGTTCGCCGCAGTCCCTGCGCCCCTGGGCCGGCTATCTGGCGGAGCGCGGGCTGACCGTGTCCCTCCCGCTGCTGCCCGGCCACGGCACCCGCTGGGAGGACATGGCGGTCACGGGCTGGCAGGACTGGTACGCCGAGGTGGACCGTGAGCTGCGGGCACTGCGGGCACGGTGCGAGCAGGTCTTCGTCTTCGGCCTCTCCATGGGAGGCGCCCTCGCGCTGCGCCTCGCCGCGAAGCACGGCGACGAGATCGCGGGCCTGGTGCTGGTGAACCCGGCGAACAAGGTGCACGGCCTCTCGGCGTACGCCCTGCCGGTGGCCCGCCATGTGGTGCGTACGACGAAGGGGCTGACCAGCGACATCGCCCTGGAGGGTGCCGAGGAGATCGGCTACGACCGGGTGCCGCTGCACGCGGCGCACTCCGTGCGTGCGTTCTTCCGGCTGGTGGACGCCGATCTGCCTCAGGTCACCCAGCCCGTCGTGCTGCTGCACAGTCCGCAGGACCACGTCGTGCCGCCGGCCGACTCGGCGCGGATCCTCAGCCGGGTCTCGTCCAGGGATGTCGAGGAGATCCTCCTGGAACAGAGCTACCACGTGGCGACGTTGGACCACGATGCGGAGCGGATCTTCGACGAGAGCTACCGGTTCATCGACCGCCTCGCACCCAACGCTGGCAAGAAGGGGAGCACGTCCGGTGGCTGA
- a CDS encoding lysophospholipid acyltransferase family protein — translation MIYGAMKFSIGGSLKLAFRPWVEGLENIPAHGPAILASNHLSFSDSFFLPAVLERKVTFIAKAEYFTAPGVKGKLTAAFFKGVGQLPVDRSGGRGAGEAAIRAGIQVIESGGLFGIYPEGTRSPDGRLYRGKPGGLARVTLATGAPVIPVAMIDTEKIQPPGQVMPKLMRPGIRIGKPLDFSRYQGMEGDRFILRSVTDEVMYEIMKLSGQEYVDIYATAAKRRIAEETKNKGQQRPGGA, via the coding sequence TTGATCTACGGCGCAATGAAGTTCTCCATCGGCGGCTCTCTGAAGCTCGCCTTCAGGCCGTGGGTGGAGGGCCTGGAGAACATCCCCGCACACGGGCCGGCGATCCTCGCGAGCAACCATCTGTCGTTCTCCGACTCCTTCTTCCTGCCGGCGGTCCTCGAACGCAAGGTGACCTTCATCGCCAAGGCGGAGTACTTCACCGCCCCCGGAGTGAAGGGGAAGCTCACGGCCGCCTTCTTCAAGGGCGTCGGGCAGCTCCCGGTGGACCGCTCCGGTGGCCGCGGCGCGGGCGAGGCGGCCATCAGGGCGGGCATCCAGGTCATCGAGAGCGGCGGCCTCTTCGGCATCTACCCGGAGGGCACCCGGTCGCCCGACGGGCGGCTCTACCGGGGCAAGCCCGGAGGCCTCGCCCGGGTGACCCTCGCCACCGGTGCGCCCGTCATCCCCGTGGCGATGATCGACACGGAGAAGATCCAGCCGCCCGGCCAGGTGATGCCCAAGCTGATGCGGCCCGGGATCAGGATCGGCAAGCCGCTGGACTTCAGCCGTTACCAGGGCATGGAGGGTGACCGGTTCATCCTGCGCTCGGTGACCGACGAGGTCATGTACGAGATCATGAAACTCTCCGGCCAGGAGTACGTGGACATCTACGCGACCGCGGCCAAACGGCGGATCGCCGAGGAGACGAAGAACAAGGGCCAGCAGAGGCCCGGCGGCGCGTAG
- a CDS encoding ROK family glucokinase — translation MGLTIGVDIGGTKIAAGVVDEEGRILSTFKVSTPPTAEGIVDAISAAVSGASEGHDVEAVGIGAAGYVDDKRATVLFAPNINWRHEPLKDKVEQRVGLPVVVENDANAAAWGEYRFGAGQGHDDVICITLGTGLGGGIIIGNKLRRGRFGVAAEFGHIRVVPDGLLCGCGSQGCWEQYASGRALVRYAKQRANATPENAPILLGLGDGTVEGIEGKHISEAARQGCPVAVDSFRELARWAGAGLADLASLFDPSAFIVGGGVSDEGELVLDPIRKSFRRWLIGGEWRPHAQVLAAQLGGKAGLVGAADLARQG, via the coding sequence ATGGGACTCACCATCGGCGTCGATATCGGCGGCACGAAGATCGCGGCTGGAGTGGTCGACGAAGAGGGCCGGATCCTCTCGACGTTCAAGGTATCGACCCCGCCGACCGCCGAAGGCATCGTGGACGCGATCAGCGCCGCCGTGTCCGGGGCGAGCGAAGGACATGACGTCGAGGCGGTAGGCATCGGCGCGGCCGGATACGTCGACGACAAGCGCGCCACCGTGCTGTTCGCCCCGAACATCAACTGGCGCCACGAGCCGCTCAAGGACAAGGTCGAGCAGCGCGTCGGCCTGCCCGTCGTCGTCGAGAACGACGCCAACGCGGCGGCCTGGGGCGAATACCGCTTCGGTGCCGGCCAGGGCCACGACGACGTCATCTGCATCACGCTCGGCACCGGCCTGGGCGGCGGCATCATCATCGGCAACAAGCTGCGCCGGGGACGCTTCGGTGTGGCGGCGGAATTCGGTCACATCCGGGTCGTCCCGGACGGCCTGCTCTGCGGCTGCGGCAGCCAGGGCTGCTGGGAGCAGTACGCCTCCGGGCGCGCTCTCGTGCGGTACGCGAAGCAGCGCGCCAACGCCACCCCGGAGAACGCCCCGATCCTCCTGGGGCTCGGCGACGGCACCGTGGAGGGCATCGAGGGCAAGCACATCAGTGAGGCCGCCCGGCAGGGCTGCCCGGTGGCCGTCGACTCCTTCCGTGAGCTGGCCCGCTGGGCCGGAGCCGGACTGGCGGACCTCGCCTCGCTCTTCGACCCGTCGGCCTTCATCGTCGGCGGCGGCGTCTCGGACGAGGGCGAGCTGGTCCTCGACCCGATCCGCAAGTCGTTCCGGCGCTGGCTGATCGGCGGCGAGTGGCGCCCGCACGCGCAGGTCCTCGCAGCCCAACTGGGCGGCAAGGCGGGCCTGGTGGGCGCGGCGGACCTGGCACGCCAGGGCTGA
- a CDS encoding response regulator transcription factor, which translates to MSTPQTQASEERAIKVMVVDDHPMWRDAVARDLAESGFDVVATAGDGPGAVRRARAAGPDVLVLDLNLPGMPGVQVCKELVGSHPGLRVLVLSASGEHADVLEAVKSGATGYLLKSASTQELTDAVRATAAGDPVFTPGLAGLVLGEYRRLASDPAPAAPDRPKVPQLTDRETEVLRLVAKGLSYKQIAERLVISHRTVQNHVQNTLGKLQLHNRVELVRYAIEAGLDDA; encoded by the coding sequence ATGAGTACACCGCAGACACAGGCATCCGAGGAACGGGCCATCAAGGTGATGGTCGTCGACGACCACCCGATGTGGCGCGACGCCGTCGCCCGCGATCTGGCCGAGTCCGGCTTCGACGTGGTCGCGACCGCCGGCGACGGCCCGGGCGCCGTGCGCCGGGCCAGGGCCGCAGGGCCCGACGTCCTGGTGCTCGACCTGAACCTGCCGGGGATGCCCGGCGTCCAGGTCTGCAAGGAGCTGGTCGGATCGCACCCGGGGCTGCGCGTCCTGGTGCTCTCCGCCAGCGGCGAGCACGCCGACGTCCTGGAGGCCGTGAAGTCGGGAGCCACCGGCTATCTGCTGAAGTCCGCCAGCACCCAGGAGCTGACCGACGCCGTGCGCGCGACCGCGGCCGGCGACCCGGTCTTCACACCGGGGCTCGCCGGACTGGTCCTCGGCGAATACCGCCGGCTCGCCTCCGACCCCGCCCCCGCGGCCCCCGACCGGCCGAAGGTCCCACAGCTCACCGACCGCGAGACGGAGGTCCTGCGGCTGGTCGCCAAGGGGCTCTCGTACAAGCAGATCGCCGAGCGCCTGGTCATCTCCCACCGCACCGTGCAGAACCACGTCCAGAACACCCTGGGCAAGCTCCAGCTGCACAACCGCGTGGAGCTCGTCCGCTACGCCATCGAGGCCGGCCTCGACGACGCCTGA